The window CCCCGCAGTAAGGATAGGCAATACGGAGGTGACGCCGAAACAGGAGGTCCGATGGCTGGGTTTCTTCCtggaccccaaactcaacttcaaagcccacgcCAATCGGTGGGCGACGAAGGCACTGAAAATAGCGAACCACCTGCGAAGGCTGAACAGGGTGGCCCGGGgcaccccaccaagagccacggcggaggcggtccgGGCAGTGGTCGTACCCACGGCGACGTATGGGGCGGCGACGTGGTATACCGGGGTAAGGCAGGGAGGACAAACGAATGCGGTCAACAAGGCACTTAAAtgtgcggccagggcggttgtcccGGTCTGGAGAACGACCCCCCTGGGGGCGATCTTCCGCGAGAGCGGGACCCCCCCCGCCGAAGTGGCGCTCGCCCTcgccagaatctcgatggcggcacggatcaagagcctcgacccccgccacccactgGTCCTCCGGACCCGGCCGATGCCGGAGCCACCCAGGAGGGGCCCCCGGAGGCGTCTCCCGGAGAAGCAAACCAGACTGGAAACACTCGCGACCCTACTCCCCGACTGCCCCAGGCCGCACCTGGTGCAATGGACCCTACGGCACCCGGTAcctctgccaagaccagaaaacaaggaactgGGCAAGAGACTCCACGAACAACTGACACTCCTCGCCCCTAGGGACGAGATCCACCTGTTCAGTGACGGATCGAAGGCAGCCCCCGCACGAGGActaccgaagaggacgggctggggctacgtggcgtaccaggatgggcagaagctACACGAGCACCACGGAAGGCTCGGAGAAtccgaggcctttgacggcgaagcggttggggcggcacacgcggtggtgtgggcgcgcgaatacatcagggcgggggcaagaccctcggcggtacggctcttcatcgacaactcggcggtacTATACGGCATCACAGGGCGCCCCTCGGACAATTCCCAGGAGGCGTTCAGGGTTATAGGATACGCGTggaaggaccaccacctgccccctcaCGGTACACTGGGCCCCAGGACATATGGGGATCCAGgggaacgaggaggccgacgttcaggccggcctcgggggcgctcccagacccaagatccccccgccctgaccgcagtcaaggcaaaggccagggcactgaagagggaggcgtggaactcgtggtggctggcgaacaggCCGACGCGATACGCCCAGCTAATGATCCAGGACCAGGAAACGACCCCCGGAACTCACGCTCGCAAGAAAgaccctacaccacctcctggcggagaggacgggacaCGGAGACTACGAGGAGTACCACCTACGCTTCGGACACGACTCGTATAggacctgccgctgcggccgACCCACGGAAATCGGGCACTTCGCGGAGTGCCCAGCGGCGCGGGCCAGGGGCACTCTGAACAGCGAAAATGAAAAGCGCTCAGGAGGCCGGATAAGCTCCTGGgaaaggactggaagaaatacgccgagtgggtggaaggctcgggagtgtacgacccagcggaggaagaagaataggacacgtgaccaggcccagattgtaatggcctgaggaaacagcggaaccacagaggagccgtaagccctcggggaccagagccctgaggcaggcaggcctctctctcctttgtaAATAACTCTCTTTTGTGACGCGAAACGCCCTGTCAGCTAGTATTAGCAGTAGTattagaagcttgggccgtccacatccccaaacgggggccaggcgaggtaggctcgggcacgtgacccctcggggccacgcgccacagttcgacccgattggacgctaatagatctctctctctctctctctctctggcaAGGCCACCTGGCCCAGATGACCAAACAGAAAAGGTCAAAAAGAATCGTCTGTGACGGGAATTGAGCCCGACGTGGGGGtcgaacccacaaccttgagattTCGGAGTACTCCTTAAGAGTCTCACGCTCTACCGATTGAGCTAGCCGGGCAACGGCTAATTGGTTGCTCAAAACTGTCCGAAGCTGGCTACAAGTCAACAGCTTTTCACAATATGCAGCCCTGGCAATAGTCATAGCGTTTTAAACTCAACATCCCTCCGAAAGCTCCAACCACCCAGTGACGGCAACAGCTCGTATCCCAGCACACCCTCGATCAAAGCAGCAACCATGGGTGCCGTCACTTGGAACTCGTTTGTGTACCGGGTGTGCTCCGTGCTAAGGACGAGCGAGTTGAACATTTCGCCCAGCCCGAACGCAGACTGATGGAGCGTTATCTGGACGGCTGGAGGATTGGTGGTATCATGGTGATTGACCCGACACCAGCGTTGCAGATACTCCGACAAGAACTGAAGGGTAGGGCTGTGGCTGCAGTGCAACTCGATCCTCTTGGTGCTTGCCGTCATGGTCAGGTAATAGGGCGGTCGAAGAAACAGCTGGTCGGGGCGTGGTAGAGACGCCGCGTCGGGAAGAAACTCGACCTTTGCTCGTGGCTTGGAGGCGTCGACATTGACCTCTACCTCTGCCCAGTCGTCTCCAGGTGTCGTGGTGGCCTGGGCATCCCGAACCGGAAGCTCGGTTTGCTTCTTGTCGGTATCGAAGCAAGTAAGGAGGTTGCCACGAAAGATGGGAAACAATTCGGTTGGTTGAAGCTGAAAGGCCTGTTTCTTGGGAAGAGAGACGACAAACCCTCGCCGCTGCTCCGACCACGACGTGGCGGCCTTGTCCGAGTCCGCAACGGCTATAAAGATCCTGAGGCGAGAGGGGACCTTTTCCAGCAACTGCTCCCCCCACGCTTCGTGTTCAGAGCCATCCAAAAGCTCGATCATGCTCTTGACGCATACTAGAACGCACCCGGTGACGCAAGCCACGAGGTCCAGTTTGTCGGGATAATAGGAGTCAAGCTCGGCGATCAAAAGATGCCATTCGGGCTCAGCGTCCACCTCGTGGCCCAAGATGTCTTTGAGCTTCCTGATAGCCGTTTGGAGTGCGccatcctcctttttccAAACCTCACGGATTCCGATTTGGGCTTTGAGCGGTCTGTCGTGATCAGTTAGCGTCAGGTATGCTCGTCTGCTGGCACACGTGTGGTGGCATGGCATTACTCACATCGAGGGCATGGTTGCCGGCTTTGCGCTTCGCACCGGTTACTGATTCTGGAGGACAGAAACATCGAGCCGTGCGTTGTTCGTCTCTTTTAACCACATTGTTGATGCCACGAACTCGCTACCctttgttgagggaggcaGCATGCTTGGCGACCCCTGAAGGCGCGCGAGGCGCCAGAGCTGAGCGCGGGGATGGCTTGGCACCAAAGGGCGATCTGCAAGGCGAACTGGAGATTGCCATCTTCGTGTTAAGCAATGTCAACAAACTAGATGTCATATCTCGTGTAGGACGGCGGCAAAGTTGCCTTTCTTGGAATAACAAGGAGTATGCATGTTGACTTTGGCGTTTCCCCTCGGTTGCGTTCCTGATACTATGCAGTTCTTTGGGCCCTAGAGCGGCAGCCTGGAGTGGGCCGACGACTCATTTCCACAAGCAGAGCGGTCAACGTTTTGGAAACCGAGCTTCCGCAACAACTCCCGTGAGGCTGACCGAACCTCCGTGACTCGACAGAATGTGGCCCAGGGTATCACCGAACCCCCGGAAGGGATGCTTAGGCAAGTGATGTGCTCGGTCACTGGAAGACGCGGGTGGGCGTGAGGAGCGATGCGACTTTTGGACATAAAAGAGGGGACCTCTGGCTGTCCAGGAGGTCCAATATCTTCAGCATCATCTCGAACATCCTCGCCCGCCTCTTTTTCAACTCTACCACATTCTTCCCAACTACCACCACTCAATACATCCGTCACTatggctcctcttcctcctgcgGAGAAGCTTTCGCTTGCCGTCCGCAAGAATGGTAAGACAACCCAATCCCGTCTCTGCTCGCTTTACTAACAACCAACAAGTCAGAGACGAGTGGGAGAACAACAAGGCCGACCTCGAGAAG is drawn from Podospora pseudocomata strain CBS 415.72m chromosome 1 map unlocalized CBS415.72m_1, whole genome shotgun sequence and contains these coding sequences:
- a CDS encoding uncharacterized protein (EggNog:ENOG503PFFV), with translation MPCHHTCASRRAYLTLTDHDRPLKAQIGIREVWKKEDGALQTAIRKLKDILGHEVDAEPEWHLLIAELDSYYPDKLDLVACVTGCVLVCVKSMIELLDGSEHEAWGEQLLEKVPSRLRIFIAVADSDKAATSWSEQRRGFVVSLPKKQAFQLQPTELFPIFRGNLLTCFDTDKKQTELPVRDAQATTTPGDDWAEVEVNVDASKPRAKVEFLPDAASLPRPDQLFLRPPYYLTMTASTKRIELHCSHSPTLQFLSEYLQRWCRVNHHDTTNPPAVQITLHQSAFGLGEMFNSLVLSTEHTRYTNEFQVTAPMVAALIEGVLGYELLPSLGGWSFRRDVEFKTL